The following proteins are encoded in a genomic region of Ovis canadensis isolate MfBH-ARS-UI-01 breed Bighorn chromosome 12, ARS-UI_OviCan_v2, whole genome shotgun sequence:
- the PRELP gene encoding prolargin — MRPSLCWLLTLLLLLASAAQGQPTRRPRPRPRPRPRPRLRPTPSFPQPDEPAEPTDLPPPLPPGPPSVFPDCPRECYCPPDFPSALYCDSRNLRKVPVIPSRIHYLYLQNNFITELPVESFRNATGLRWVNLDNNRIRKVDQRVLEKLPSLAFLYMEKNQLEEVPAALPRNLEQLRLSQNQISRIPPGVFSKLENLLLLDLQHNKLSDGVFKPDTFQGLKNLMQLNLAHNTLRKMPPKVPSAIHQLYLDSNRIEAIPSGYFKGFPNLAFIRLNYNLLSDRGLPKNSFNISNLLVLHLSHNRISSVPAISNRLEHLYLNNNSIEKINGTQICPNNLVAFHDFSSDLEHVPHLRYLRLDGNYLKPPIPLDLMMCFRLLQSVVI; from the exons ATGAGGCCATCCCTCTGCTGGCTCCTCACACTTCTCCTCCTCTTGGCCTCAGCGGCCCAAGGCCAGCCGACAAGACGACCGAGACCCAGACCGAGGCCCCGGCCCAGACCCAGACTCAGGCCCACACCTAGCTTTCCGCAGCCCGATGAGCCAGCGGAGCCTACAGACCTGCCCCCGCCGCTGCCCCCAGGGCCCCCGTCCGTCTTTCCTGACTGCCCCCGGGAGTGCTACTGCCCCCCCGACTTCCCGTCCGCCCTCTACTGCGACAGCCGCAACCTCCGAAAGGTCCCCGTCATCCCGTCCCGCATCCATTACCTCTATCTCCAGAACAACTTCATCACTGAGCTCCCGGTGGAGTCCTTCAGGAATGCCACGGGCCTGAGGTGGGTCAACCTGGACAACAACCGGATTCGAAAGGTGGACCAGAGGGTGCTGGAGAAGCTCCCCAGCCTGGCGTTCCTCTACATGGAGAAGAACCAGCTCGAAGAGGTGCCCGCAGCCCTGCCCCGGAACTTGGAGcagctgaggctgagccagaaccAGATCTCCAGGATCCCGCCCGGGGTCTTCAGCAAGCTGgagaacctgctgctgctggacCTGCAGCACAACAAGCTGAGTGACGGCGTCTTCAAGCCCGACACCTTCCAGGGCCTCAAGAACCTCATGCAGCTCAACCTGGCCCACAACACCTTGAGGAAGATGCCCCCCAAGGTGCCCTCCGCCATCCACCAGCTCTACCTGGACAGCAACAGAATCGAGGCCATCCCCAGCGGGTACTTCAAGGGCTTCCCCAACCTGGCCTTCATCCGCCTCAACTACAACCTGCTCTCGGACCGGGGCCTCCCCAAGAACTCGTTCAACATCTCCAACCTGCTGGTGTTGCACCTGTCACACAACAGGATCAGCAGCGTGCCCGCCATCAGCAACCGGCTGGAGCACTTGTAcctcaacaacaacagcattgAGA AAATCAATGGGACCCAAATTTGCCCCAACAATCTAGTCGCCTTCCATGACTTCTCCTCGGACCTGGAGCACGTGCCGCACCTCCGCTACCTGCGGCTGGATGGGAACTACCTGAAGCCGCCCATCCCGCTGGACCTCATGATGTGCTTCCgcctgctgcagtccgtggtcATCTAG